In a single window of the Chelonia mydas isolate rCheMyd1 chromosome 8, rCheMyd1.pri.v2, whole genome shotgun sequence genome:
- the SERBP1 gene encoding plasminogen activator inhibitor 1 RNA-binding protein isoform X4, with product MPGHLQEGFGCVVTNRFDQLFDDESDPFEVLRAAESRRKESGGGGSQGGGGGGPRSGQAAQANSSGGVGSGGSGQAGGGGGGSSSAAKQLRRESQKERKNPLPPFAAAPGGAGDRREEGSGQPAAPLRKEGIRRIGRRPDQQQPQGEGKPIERRQERRPPRERRFDKPAEEKGEGGEFSVEKPIIDRLIRGRGGPGGRGGRGGRGRGMGRGDGFDSRGKREFDRHSGSDRSDLDQSNVTEETPEGEEHPPADSENKENEVEEVKEEGPKEMTLDEWKAIQNKDRAKVEFNIRKPNEGADGQWKKGFVLHKSKSEETKGMTEMPGSPLESNEAHAEDSVMDHHFRKPANDITSQLEINFGDLGRPGRGGRGGRGGRGRGGRPGRGSRTDKLVKEFDVIHTPSQSSASAPDVDDPEAFPALS from the exons ATGCCCGGACACCTGCAAGAAGGGTTCGGCTGCGTCGTCACCAACCGCTTCGACCAGCTCTTTGACGACGAGTCGGACCCCTTCGAGGTGCTGCGGGCGGCCGAGAGCCGGAGGAAGGAgagcggcggcggcgggagccaagggggcggcggcggcgggcccCGTAGCGGGCAGGCGGCTCAGGCCAACTCCTCTGGCGGGGTCGGCAGCGGGGGCTcgggccaggctgggggaggcggcggcggcagcagcagcgcgGCCAAGCAGCTGCGCAGGGAGTCCCAGAAAGAGCGCAAGAACCCGCTGCCCCCCTTCGCTGCCGCGCCCGGGGGCGCCGGCGACCGCAGGGAGGAGGGCAGCGGGCAGCCCGCCGCGCCGCTGAGGAAGGAAG GTATAAGACGAATTGGCAGACGGCCTGATCAGCAGCAGCCTCAGGGTGAAGGCAAGCCTATTGAGAGGAGACAAGAGAGACGACCGCCTCGTGAACGCCGATTTGATAAACCTGCTGAAGAGAAGGGTGAAGGAGGGGAATTTTCTGTGGAGAA ACCCATTATTGACCGACTTATACGTGGTCGTGGTGGTCCAGGCGGAAGAGGTGGACGTGGTGGTCGTGGACGTGGAATGGGCAGAGGAGATGGCTTTGACTCCCGTGGCAAGCGTGAATTTGACAGGCATAGTGGAAGTGATAGATC TGATTTGGATCAGTCAAACGTGACCGAGGAAACACCAGAAGGAGAGGAACATCCACCTGCTGATTCTGAGAATAA AGAGAATGAGGTGGAAGAGGTTAAGGAAGAAGGCCCAAAAGAAATGACCCTGGATGAATGGAAAGCTATTCAGAATAAGGATCGTGCAAAAGTTGAATTCAACATCCGTAAACCAAATGAGGGTGCTGATGGGCAATGGAAAAAAGGATTTGTTCTCCATAAGTCAAAGAGTGAGGAG ACGAAGGGGATGACAGAAATGCCGGGGAGTCCGCTGGAGTCAAATGAG GCTCATGCTGAAGACTCTGTAATGGATCATCACTTCCGTAAACCAGCAAATGATATTACGTCCCAGCTGGAGATCAATTTTGGAGACCTTGGTCGCCCCGGACGTGGTGGCAGAGGTGGTAGAGGTGGCCGGGGACGTGGTGGAAGGCCCGGGCGTGGAAGCAGAACTGACAAA TTGGTGAAGGAGTTTGACGTGATCCACACACCCAGTCAG TCAAGTGCTTCTGCTCCTGATGTAGATGACCCAGAGGCTTTCCCAGCTCTGTCCTAA
- the SERBP1 gene encoding plasminogen activator inhibitor 1 RNA-binding protein isoform X3 — protein MPGHLQEGFGCVVTNRFDQLFDDESDPFEVLRAAESRRKESGGGGSQGGGGGGPRSGQAAQANSSGGVGSGGSGQAGGGGGGSSSAAKQLRRESQKERKNPLPPFAAAPGGAGDRREEGSGQPAAPLRKEGIRRIGRRPDQQQPQGEGKPIERRQERRPPRERRFDKPAEEKGEGGEFSVEKPIIDRLIRGRGGPGGRGGRGGRGRGMGRGDGFDSRGKREFDRHSGSDRSSLSHSHFSGLKHEDKRGGSGSHNWGTVKDELTDLDQSNVTEETPEGEEHPPADSENKENEVEEVKEEGPKEMTLDEWKAIQNKDRAKVEFNIRKPNEGADGQWKKGFVLHKSKSEETKGMTEMPGSPLESNEAHAEDSVMDHHFRKPANDITSQLEINFGDLGRPGRGGRGGRGGRGRGGRPGRGSRTDKSSASAPDVDDPEAFPALS, from the exons ATGCCCGGACACCTGCAAGAAGGGTTCGGCTGCGTCGTCACCAACCGCTTCGACCAGCTCTTTGACGACGAGTCGGACCCCTTCGAGGTGCTGCGGGCGGCCGAGAGCCGGAGGAAGGAgagcggcggcggcgggagccaagggggcggcggcggcgggcccCGTAGCGGGCAGGCGGCTCAGGCCAACTCCTCTGGCGGGGTCGGCAGCGGGGGCTcgggccaggctgggggaggcggcggcggcagcagcagcgcgGCCAAGCAGCTGCGCAGGGAGTCCCAGAAAGAGCGCAAGAACCCGCTGCCCCCCTTCGCTGCCGCGCCCGGGGGCGCCGGCGACCGCAGGGAGGAGGGCAGCGGGCAGCCCGCCGCGCCGCTGAGGAAGGAAG GTATAAGACGAATTGGCAGACGGCCTGATCAGCAGCAGCCTCAGGGTGAAGGCAAGCCTATTGAGAGGAGACAAGAGAGACGACCGCCTCGTGAACGCCGATTTGATAAACCTGCTGAAGAGAAGGGTGAAGGAGGGGAATTTTCTGTGGAGAA ACCCATTATTGACCGACTTATACGTGGTCGTGGTGGTCCAGGCGGAAGAGGTGGACGTGGTGGTCGTGGACGTGGAATGGGCAGAGGAGATGGCTTTGACTCCCGTGGCAAGCGTGAATTTGACAGGCATAGTGGAAGTGATAGATC TTCTCTCTCACATTCCCATTTCAGTGGCCTAAAGCATGAGGATAAACGTGGTGGCAGTGGATCACACAACTGGGGAACCGTCAAAGATGAGCTAAC TGATTTGGATCAGTCAAACGTGACCGAGGAAACACCAGAAGGAGAGGAACATCCACCTGCTGATTCTGAGAATAA AGAGAATGAGGTGGAAGAGGTTAAGGAAGAAGGCCCAAAAGAAATGACCCTGGATGAATGGAAAGCTATTCAGAATAAGGATCGTGCAAAAGTTGAATTCAACATCCGTAAACCAAATGAGGGTGCTGATGGGCAATGGAAAAAAGGATTTGTTCTCCATAAGTCAAAGAGTGAGGAG ACGAAGGGGATGACAGAAATGCCGGGGAGTCCGCTGGAGTCAAATGAG GCTCATGCTGAAGACTCTGTAATGGATCATCACTTCCGTAAACCAGCAAATGATATTACGTCCCAGCTGGAGATCAATTTTGGAGACCTTGGTCGCCCCGGACGTGGTGGCAGAGGTGGTAGAGGTGGCCGGGGACGTGGTGGAAGGCCCGGGCGTGGAAGCAGAACTGACAAA TCAAGTGCTTCTGCTCCTGATGTAGATGACCCAGAGGCTTTCCCAGCTCTGTCCTAA
- the SERBP1 gene encoding plasminogen activator inhibitor 1 RNA-binding protein isoform X1, with translation MPGHLQEGFGCVVTNRFDQLFDDESDPFEVLRAAESRRKESGGGGSQGGGGGGPRSGQAAQANSSGGVGSGGSGQAGGGGGGSSSAAKQLRRESQKERKNPLPPFAAAPGGAGDRREEGSGQPAAPLRKEGIRRIGRRPDQQQPQGEGKPIERRQERRPPRERRFDKPAEEKGEGGEFSVEKPIIDRLIRGRGGPGGRGGRGGRGRGMGRGDGFDSRGKREFDRHSGSDRSSLSHSHFSGLKHEDKRGGSGSHNWGTVKDELTDLDQSNVTEETPEGEEHPPADSENKENEVEEVKEEGPKEMTLDEWKAIQNKDRAKVEFNIRKPNEGADGQWKKGFVLHKSKSEETKGMTEMPGSPLESNEAHAEDSVMDHHFRKPANDITSQLEINFGDLGRPGRGGRGGRGGRGRGGRPGRGSRTDKLVKEFDVIHTPSQSSASAPDVDDPEAFPALS, from the exons ATGCCCGGACACCTGCAAGAAGGGTTCGGCTGCGTCGTCACCAACCGCTTCGACCAGCTCTTTGACGACGAGTCGGACCCCTTCGAGGTGCTGCGGGCGGCCGAGAGCCGGAGGAAGGAgagcggcggcggcgggagccaagggggcggcggcggcgggcccCGTAGCGGGCAGGCGGCTCAGGCCAACTCCTCTGGCGGGGTCGGCAGCGGGGGCTcgggccaggctgggggaggcggcggcggcagcagcagcgcgGCCAAGCAGCTGCGCAGGGAGTCCCAGAAAGAGCGCAAGAACCCGCTGCCCCCCTTCGCTGCCGCGCCCGGGGGCGCCGGCGACCGCAGGGAGGAGGGCAGCGGGCAGCCCGCCGCGCCGCTGAGGAAGGAAG GTATAAGACGAATTGGCAGACGGCCTGATCAGCAGCAGCCTCAGGGTGAAGGCAAGCCTATTGAGAGGAGACAAGAGAGACGACCGCCTCGTGAACGCCGATTTGATAAACCTGCTGAAGAGAAGGGTGAAGGAGGGGAATTTTCTGTGGAGAA ACCCATTATTGACCGACTTATACGTGGTCGTGGTGGTCCAGGCGGAAGAGGTGGACGTGGTGGTCGTGGACGTGGAATGGGCAGAGGAGATGGCTTTGACTCCCGTGGCAAGCGTGAATTTGACAGGCATAGTGGAAGTGATAGATC TTCTCTCTCACATTCCCATTTCAGTGGCCTAAAGCATGAGGATAAACGTGGTGGCAGTGGATCACACAACTGGGGAACCGTCAAAGATGAGCTAAC TGATTTGGATCAGTCAAACGTGACCGAGGAAACACCAGAAGGAGAGGAACATCCACCTGCTGATTCTGAGAATAA AGAGAATGAGGTGGAAGAGGTTAAGGAAGAAGGCCCAAAAGAAATGACCCTGGATGAATGGAAAGCTATTCAGAATAAGGATCGTGCAAAAGTTGAATTCAACATCCGTAAACCAAATGAGGGTGCTGATGGGCAATGGAAAAAAGGATTTGTTCTCCATAAGTCAAAGAGTGAGGAG ACGAAGGGGATGACAGAAATGCCGGGGAGTCCGCTGGAGTCAAATGAG GCTCATGCTGAAGACTCTGTAATGGATCATCACTTCCGTAAACCAGCAAATGATATTACGTCCCAGCTGGAGATCAATTTTGGAGACCTTGGTCGCCCCGGACGTGGTGGCAGAGGTGGTAGAGGTGGCCGGGGACGTGGTGGAAGGCCCGGGCGTGGAAGCAGAACTGACAAA TTGGTGAAGGAGTTTGACGTGATCCACACACCCAGTCAG TCAAGTGCTTCTGCTCCTGATGTAGATGACCCAGAGGCTTTCCCAGCTCTGTCCTAA
- the SERBP1 gene encoding plasminogen activator inhibitor 1 RNA-binding protein isoform X5, with product MPGHLQEGFGCVVTNRFDQLFDDESDPFEVLRAAESRRKESGGGGSQGGGGGGPRSGQAAQANSSGGVGSGGSGQAGGGGGGSSSAAKQLRRESQKERKNPLPPFAAAPGGAGDRREEGSGQPAAPLRKEGIRRIGRRPDQQQPQGEGKPIERRQERRPPRERRFDKPAEEKGEGGEFSVEKPIIDRLIRGRGGPGGRGGRGGRGRGMGRGDGFDSRGKREFDRHSGSDRSGLKHEDKRGGSGSHNWGTVKDELTDLDQSNVTEETPEGEEHPPADSENKENEVEEVKEEGPKEMTLDEWKAIQNKDRAKVEFNIRKPNEGADGQWKKGFVLHKSKSEETKGMTEMPGSPLESNEAHAEDSVMDHHFRKPANDITSQLEINFGDLGRPGRGGRGGRGGRGRGGRPGRGSRTDKSSASAPDVDDPEAFPALS from the exons ATGCCCGGACACCTGCAAGAAGGGTTCGGCTGCGTCGTCACCAACCGCTTCGACCAGCTCTTTGACGACGAGTCGGACCCCTTCGAGGTGCTGCGGGCGGCCGAGAGCCGGAGGAAGGAgagcggcggcggcgggagccaagggggcggcggcggcgggcccCGTAGCGGGCAGGCGGCTCAGGCCAACTCCTCTGGCGGGGTCGGCAGCGGGGGCTcgggccaggctgggggaggcggcggcggcagcagcagcgcgGCCAAGCAGCTGCGCAGGGAGTCCCAGAAAGAGCGCAAGAACCCGCTGCCCCCCTTCGCTGCCGCGCCCGGGGGCGCCGGCGACCGCAGGGAGGAGGGCAGCGGGCAGCCCGCCGCGCCGCTGAGGAAGGAAG GTATAAGACGAATTGGCAGACGGCCTGATCAGCAGCAGCCTCAGGGTGAAGGCAAGCCTATTGAGAGGAGACAAGAGAGACGACCGCCTCGTGAACGCCGATTTGATAAACCTGCTGAAGAGAAGGGTGAAGGAGGGGAATTTTCTGTGGAGAA ACCCATTATTGACCGACTTATACGTGGTCGTGGTGGTCCAGGCGGAAGAGGTGGACGTGGTGGTCGTGGACGTGGAATGGGCAGAGGAGATGGCTTTGACTCCCGTGGCAAGCGTGAATTTGACAGGCATAGTGGAAGTGATAGATC TGGCCTAAAGCATGAGGATAAACGTGGTGGCAGTGGATCACACAACTGGGGAACCGTCAAAGATGAGCTAAC TGATTTGGATCAGTCAAACGTGACCGAGGAAACACCAGAAGGAGAGGAACATCCACCTGCTGATTCTGAGAATAA AGAGAATGAGGTGGAAGAGGTTAAGGAAGAAGGCCCAAAAGAAATGACCCTGGATGAATGGAAAGCTATTCAGAATAAGGATCGTGCAAAAGTTGAATTCAACATCCGTAAACCAAATGAGGGTGCTGATGGGCAATGGAAAAAAGGATTTGTTCTCCATAAGTCAAAGAGTGAGGAG ACGAAGGGGATGACAGAAATGCCGGGGAGTCCGCTGGAGTCAAATGAG GCTCATGCTGAAGACTCTGTAATGGATCATCACTTCCGTAAACCAGCAAATGATATTACGTCCCAGCTGGAGATCAATTTTGGAGACCTTGGTCGCCCCGGACGTGGTGGCAGAGGTGGTAGAGGTGGCCGGGGACGTGGTGGAAGGCCCGGGCGTGGAAGCAGAACTGACAAA TCAAGTGCTTCTGCTCCTGATGTAGATGACCCAGAGGCTTTCCCAGCTCTGTCCTAA
- the SERBP1 gene encoding plasminogen activator inhibitor 1 RNA-binding protein isoform X2, which translates to MPGHLQEGFGCVVTNRFDQLFDDESDPFEVLRAAESRRKESGGGGSQGGGGGGPRSGQAAQANSSGGVGSGGSGQAGGGGGGSSSAAKQLRRESQKERKNPLPPFAAAPGGAGDRREEGSGQPAAPLRKEGIRRIGRRPDQQQPQGEGKPIERRQERRPPRERRFDKPAEEKGEGGEFSVEKPIIDRLIRGRGGPGGRGGRGGRGRGMGRGDGFDSRGKREFDRHSGSDRSGLKHEDKRGGSGSHNWGTVKDELTDLDQSNVTEETPEGEEHPPADSENKENEVEEVKEEGPKEMTLDEWKAIQNKDRAKVEFNIRKPNEGADGQWKKGFVLHKSKSEETKGMTEMPGSPLESNEAHAEDSVMDHHFRKPANDITSQLEINFGDLGRPGRGGRGGRGGRGRGGRPGRGSRTDKLVKEFDVIHTPSQSSASAPDVDDPEAFPALS; encoded by the exons ATGCCCGGACACCTGCAAGAAGGGTTCGGCTGCGTCGTCACCAACCGCTTCGACCAGCTCTTTGACGACGAGTCGGACCCCTTCGAGGTGCTGCGGGCGGCCGAGAGCCGGAGGAAGGAgagcggcggcggcgggagccaagggggcggcggcggcgggcccCGTAGCGGGCAGGCGGCTCAGGCCAACTCCTCTGGCGGGGTCGGCAGCGGGGGCTcgggccaggctgggggaggcggcggcggcagcagcagcgcgGCCAAGCAGCTGCGCAGGGAGTCCCAGAAAGAGCGCAAGAACCCGCTGCCCCCCTTCGCTGCCGCGCCCGGGGGCGCCGGCGACCGCAGGGAGGAGGGCAGCGGGCAGCCCGCCGCGCCGCTGAGGAAGGAAG GTATAAGACGAATTGGCAGACGGCCTGATCAGCAGCAGCCTCAGGGTGAAGGCAAGCCTATTGAGAGGAGACAAGAGAGACGACCGCCTCGTGAACGCCGATTTGATAAACCTGCTGAAGAGAAGGGTGAAGGAGGGGAATTTTCTGTGGAGAA ACCCATTATTGACCGACTTATACGTGGTCGTGGTGGTCCAGGCGGAAGAGGTGGACGTGGTGGTCGTGGACGTGGAATGGGCAGAGGAGATGGCTTTGACTCCCGTGGCAAGCGTGAATTTGACAGGCATAGTGGAAGTGATAGATC TGGCCTAAAGCATGAGGATAAACGTGGTGGCAGTGGATCACACAACTGGGGAACCGTCAAAGATGAGCTAAC TGATTTGGATCAGTCAAACGTGACCGAGGAAACACCAGAAGGAGAGGAACATCCACCTGCTGATTCTGAGAATAA AGAGAATGAGGTGGAAGAGGTTAAGGAAGAAGGCCCAAAAGAAATGACCCTGGATGAATGGAAAGCTATTCAGAATAAGGATCGTGCAAAAGTTGAATTCAACATCCGTAAACCAAATGAGGGTGCTGATGGGCAATGGAAAAAAGGATTTGTTCTCCATAAGTCAAAGAGTGAGGAG ACGAAGGGGATGACAGAAATGCCGGGGAGTCCGCTGGAGTCAAATGAG GCTCATGCTGAAGACTCTGTAATGGATCATCACTTCCGTAAACCAGCAAATGATATTACGTCCCAGCTGGAGATCAATTTTGGAGACCTTGGTCGCCCCGGACGTGGTGGCAGAGGTGGTAGAGGTGGCCGGGGACGTGGTGGAAGGCCCGGGCGTGGAAGCAGAACTGACAAA TTGGTGAAGGAGTTTGACGTGATCCACACACCCAGTCAG TCAAGTGCTTCTGCTCCTGATGTAGATGACCCAGAGGCTTTCCCAGCTCTGTCCTAA